In the Verrucomicrobiota bacterium genome, one interval contains:
- a CDS encoding YdiU family protein: protein MTIRPPSDAGWRIENSYATLPPLLHQRWRLSPVTEPKLVLFNTRLAESLGLDPDTLRGTDALFAGNEAPPGSLPLAQAYAGHQFGNFTGLGDGRALLLGEQISPEGDRFDIQLKGSGRTPFSRSGDGRAALGPMIREFLISEAMHALGIPTTRSLAVSATGETVYRQEGPLPGAVLTRVASSHIRVGTFEWVVAHHDFDTLRILVHYTLQRHFPSRLDSENKAESLFEEVMERQATLLAKWMNAGFVHGVMNTDNMALSGETIDYGPCAFLDRYDPRAVFSSIDHGGRYAFGNQPAIAQWNLARLAETLLPLLDEDSENALSRAQSILNRFAPLFTECWQRGMRAKLGLFTQESDDALLAQDLLDGMEKARADFTNTFAALTADAPAESLSFGDLGSSKWHARWKDRLARQPQPKTEVIALMRSHNPRVIPRNRVVEKALDAAVKHDDWEPVRALLRTLASPFDYHSTLPDEYTTPPPEGSPPHQTFCGT from the coding sequence ATGACCATTCGTCCTCCCTCCGATGCCGGCTGGAGGATCGAGAATTCCTACGCCACGCTGCCGCCCCTCTTGCACCAGCGATGGCGGCTTTCCCCCGTAACGGAGCCCAAGCTCGTCCTGTTCAACACCCGCCTGGCCGAATCCCTGGGTCTTGACCCCGATACCCTCCGGGGGACCGACGCCCTTTTTGCCGGCAACGAGGCGCCACCAGGTTCCCTGCCCCTCGCCCAGGCCTATGCAGGACACCAATTCGGAAACTTCACCGGACTGGGTGACGGACGCGCCCTGCTTCTAGGCGAACAGATCTCGCCGGAAGGAGATCGCTTCGACATCCAGCTTAAAGGTTCCGGTCGCACACCCTTTTCAAGGTCCGGTGACGGCCGCGCCGCACTCGGTCCGATGATCCGGGAATTCCTGATCAGCGAGGCCATGCACGCCCTGGGCATTCCCACCACGCGCAGCCTCGCTGTGTCCGCGACGGGCGAAACCGTCTATCGCCAGGAAGGCCCCCTGCCCGGCGCGGTGCTCACCCGCGTTGCTTCCAGCCATATCCGCGTGGGCACGTTCGAGTGGGTCGTCGCCCACCATGACTTCGACACCCTCCGGATTCTTGTCCACTACACTCTTCAACGGCACTTCCCCAGTCGCCTGGACTCCGAAAACAAGGCGGAGTCGTTGTTCGAAGAGGTGATGGAACGGCAAGCCACGCTCCTCGCGAAATGGATGAACGCCGGATTTGTCCATGGGGTCATGAATACGGACAACATGGCACTCTCCGGAGAAACGATCGATTACGGCCCGTGCGCGTTTCTCGACCGCTATGATCCACGGGCCGTATTCAGCTCGATCGATCACGGCGGACGCTACGCTTTTGGCAATCAGCCCGCGATCGCGCAATGGAATCTGGCCCGATTGGCGGAAACTCTTTTGCCCCTCCTTGACGAGGACTCGGAGAATGCGCTCTCCCGCGCCCAGTCCATCCTGAACCGTTTCGCCCCCCTTTTCACAGAATGCTGGCAGCGAGGCATGCGCGCGAAGCTGGGGCTGTTTACGCAGGAGAGTGACGACGCTCTTCTCGCCCAAGACCTGCTCGACGGGATGGAAAAAGCGAGGGCGGACTTCACGAACACATTCGCGGCATTAACTGCAGACGCGCCTGCGGAAAGCCTCTCCTTTGGCGACCTTGGTTCCAGCAAGTGGCATGCTCGATGGAAAGACCGGCTTGCGCGCCAACCCCAGCCCAAGACGGAAGTCATCGCCCTGATGCGCAGCCACAATCCGCGCGTCATTCCAAGAAATCGGGTCGTGGAGAAGGCCCTCGATGCCGCGGTGAAACACGACGATTGGGAACCGGTTCGAGCCCTCCTTCGCACCCTGGCGAGTCCTTTCGACTACCACTCCACCCTCCCCGATGAATACACCACTCCGCCACCGGAAGGATCGCCACCGCACCAAACTTTCTGTGGAACGTAA